A genomic segment from Aspergillus puulaauensis MK2 DNA, chromosome 1, nearly complete sequence encodes:
- a CDS encoding uncharacterized protein (COG:G;~EggNog:ENOG410PVZC;~InterPro:IPR005829,IPR005828,IPR003663,IPR036259, IPR020846;~PFAM:PF00083,PF07690;~TransMembrane:12 (i26-43o68-89i101-118o124-145i157-183o195-213i284-302o322-343i350-369o384-407i419-443o449-470i);~go_component: GO:0016020 - membrane [Evidence IEA];~go_component: GO:0016021 - integral component of membrane [Evidence IEA];~go_function: GO:0022857 - transmembrane transporter activity [Evidence IEA];~go_process: GO:0055085 - transmembrane transport [Evidence IEA]) produces the protein MAKQQASLVKYINAIKQSPREIYNRHLFISVIAFALGGCAKGWDEGSAASITELPSFQKTYLIDDDTISNLVSFVNLGAGVGALLSFLVNDRIGRIWSLRLYQTLYIIGSLISCFAYGHVGVLYVGRIVAGLGIGALSVVGPMAISEIAPKNIRGLMTLWFNICMLTTQMNGVFTVYGCSIHIPGTSHLQNQIPWFVQTFAPAISIFLSFFSVESPRWLLLRNRQQEGLEALELLRCLPVSNAYAAEEYHGMTTQVEQTDSSYLSIVKETFFVRSNLRRVQLTVIAYILAQMSGANSVTNYLPTIYGLIGITGSGVKVYSTGLYSLTKVICCIAASLILVDVIGRRKSMMTGVCIQAVCHAYLAGYLKYDLEAPDTVSKGASDAAIAAVFIHALGWAMGLYSLPYLFGAELWPNRIRSFGGALSQGFHWLFYFAITKATPALLEGTDQWGAFVLFAAFCVIAFAYAYFFVPETSGLSLEEIDMIFERPIYRLAQPLVRAEEEVEVKDEEKMETRSAYVERA, from the exons ATGGCCAAACAACAAGCCTCGTTGGTGAAGtatatcaacgccatcaagcAGTCTCCGCGGGAGATATACAACCGCCACCTCTTTATTTCGGTCATTGCATTTGCCCTAGGTGGTTGTGCAAAAG GTTGGGATGAAGGCTCGGCCGCTTCCATAACAGAACTCCCCTCTTTCCAGAAAACATACCttatcgacgacgacacgATTTCAAACCTCGTGTCCTTCGTCAATCTCGGTGCCGGGGTCGGAgccctcctttccttcctggTAAACGACCGGATCGGCCGTATCTGGTCTCTGCGACTGTACCAGACTCTCTACATCATTGGCTCTCTGATCTCATGCTTTGCATACGGCCATGTCGGTGTGCTCTATGTCGGCCGCATTGTTGCAGGGCTAGGCATCGGTGCTCTATCAGTTGTAGGCCCAATGGCTATTTCAGAGATAGCACCCAAGAATATTCGCGGCCTGATGACCCTCTGGTTCAACATCTGCATGCTGACAACCCAAATGAACGGTGTCTTCACCGTATATGGCTGCTCCATCCACATACCAGGCACAAGTCATCTCCAAAACCAAATCCCTTGGTTCGTGCAGACATTCGCCCCCGCGATCAGCATATTCCTATCATTCTTCAGTGTCGAGTCTCCACGCtggctcctcctccgaaacCGCCAGCAAGAAGGTCTCGAGGCGCTGGAGCTCCTTCGCTGTCTCCCCGTCAGTAACGCCTACGCTGCGGAGGAATATCACGGCATGACAACCCAGGTCGAACAAACAGACAGCAGCTATCTCAGCATTGTAAAAGAGACCTTTTTCGTCCGCTCGAATCTCCGCCGTGTGCAACTCACCGTAATTGCCTATATTCTAGCGCAGATGTCTGGCGCCAATTCGGTCACCAATTATCTACCCACGATATACGGCCTAATCGGAATCACCGGCTCTGGAGTAAAGGTGTACTCAACAGGCCTTTACTCCTTGACCAAAGTGATTTGCTGCATCGCCGCATCCCTCATTCTCGTCGACGTGATCGGCCGCCGCAAATCAATGATGACGGGCGTCTGCATCCAAGCGGTCTGCCACGCCTACCTCGCCGGGTATCTCAAATATGACCTGGAGGCCCCTGACACAGTAAGTAAGGGAGCATCCGACGCCGCCATTGCAGCAgtcttcatccacgcccTCGGATGGGCAATGGGGCTGTACAGTCTCCCGTATCTCTTCGGGGCAGAACTATGGCCAAATAGGATTCGATCGTTTGGAGGTGCCCTATCGCAGGGGTTCCACTGGCTCTTCTATTTTGCAATCACGAAGGCAACGCCGGCCCTTTTGGAGGGTACGGATCAGTGGGGGGCTTTTGTGCTATTTGCGGCATTCTGTGTGATTGCGTTCGCTTATGCCTACTTCTTCGTTCCTGAAACGAGCGGGTTGAGTTTAGAGGAGATTGATATGATATTTGAGAGGCCGATTTATCGGCTTGCGCAGCCTCTTGTTagggcggaagaggaggtagaAGTCAA GGATGAGGAAAAGATGGAAACAAGGAGTGCGTATGTTGAGAGGGCATGA
- a CDS encoding RraA family protein (COG:H;~EggNog:ENOG410PNTD;~InterPro:IPR005493,IPR036704;~PFAM:PF03737), whose translation MTTKAKAFQALKQFSSCDIGDALVKLRYPYGGFLDGLRMRSPALRPDSPSPLRIYGPAITVKMIETNKPGPTPDLHFVDANKPGHVMYIQQPKGLYSACWGGLMSTRAKATGALGVVIDGRMRDVREHWDLGFPVFSRDTSILGSGGFTRASEIDVPLQFKEDLWINPGDVIVGDEDGVVVVPPSLCEQVVELCRERWEIDERTVQALKTGELMGPTIKRLRK comes from the exons ATGACCACCAAAGCAAAGGCCTTCCAAGCGCTCAAACAATTCTCTAGCTGCGAT ATTGGCGACGCGCTTGTCAAACTTCGCTATCCCTATGGAGGCTTCCTTGATGGCCTGCGCATGCGCTCACCGGCGCTGCGCCCGGACTCACCCTCACCACTTCGCATCTACGGGCCGGCCATAACCGTCAAAATGATCGAAACGAACAAACCTGGACCAACTCCCGACTTGCATTTCGTCGATGCCAATAAACCTGGCCATGTCATGTACATCCAACAACCGAAGGGACTTTATTCTGCCTGCTGGGGTGGGCTCATGTCTACACGCGCAAAAGCCACTGGCGCGCTTGGCGTCGTTATTGATGGACGCATGAGAGATGTGCGGGAGCATTGGGACCTGGGCTTTCCT GTATTCTCACGCGATACGTCCATTCTTGGGTCCGGGGGCTTTACACGGGCGTCCGAGATCGATGTCCCGCTCCAATTCAAGGAGGATCTATGGATTAATCCTGGGGACGTGATTGTTGGGGACGAAGATGGAGTGGTTGTTGTCCCGCCTTCACTCTGCGAGCAGGTTGTTGAGTTGTGCCGGGAGCGATGGGAAATAGATGAGAGGACCGTCCAGGCTTTGAAGACAGGCGAGCTTATGGGGCCCACTATCaagaggttgaggaagtaG
- a CDS encoding uncharacterized protein (COG:K;~EggNog:ENOG410PUUR;~InterPro:IPR036864,IPR007219,IPR001138;~PFAM:PF00172,PF04082;~TransMembrane:1 (o534-553i);~go_function: GO:0000981 - DNA-binding transcription factor activity, RNA polymerase II-specific [Evidence IEA];~go_function: GO:0003677 - DNA binding [Evidence IEA];~go_function: GO:0008270 - zinc ion binding [Evidence IEA];~go_process: GO:0006351 - transcription, DNA-templated [Evidence IEA];~go_process: GO:0006355 - regulation of transcription, DNA-templated [Evidence IEA]), which translates to MAKGGSVGTPSPSVRRHRPGLSRSAAACERCRRRKQKCDGKTPTCGPCETVGANCVPSRRLVVQQENRECECDLLRGRLASIQQDYDSLLLQFDQLRPEKRFGADKQPEPIQFDTAVIDLQPSDVFHTPHDDGVLPAVGAQPQLTDTVLNSDLSYTGRILRPTFAPLPNFRDAYRSALSSAWDLWGDDSTSAETSLVNANSQNICAPAGFDDAAFASLVDVFFERRWPYLPVLHRPSFVKDHFNPFIARPVPVPVSSFLVNMVCAIAATEKASTRQGNGEHRIFFNRAIQDLHVVIQADDFECVQCLLLLCMYGHNEPQSVNMWYTTGLALQLALGIDLHRKESLSGLNMRQAEMSKRVFWCAYVMSCSMAINMGRPLGIHEDDITTPLPLPLTDEQLDETSGAPDPPLVPQVSDTSTFIHIIQLRKINARVYGSFHSIGRTRSEPTDLEATRNAFFSELNHWLITAPRYARTVSTFQSQEWFQIAFHHAVLSLYRPSRAVPMPSSEDLRLCMESAIGLINSYSSLYARNRIKYTFVAIHSLFMAAVTMLYALRASPVLRHELTRPVVQTNILTFLTLFRGISNGRAVGEKCSSIIERLGNSILTLFDANDSPGVELDPEFQSWFGLQTHTFPTPSPGNLVDGLTTGREHLDFPDIRVDLPWMDLFTEGVGLGSADAWSFLS; encoded by the exons ATGGCCAAGGGTGGCAGTGTTGGCACACCCTCTCCGTCTGTAAGGAGGCATCGGCCAGGTTTGAGTCGCAGCGCCGCGGCTTGCGAACGCTGCCGGCGGCGGAAACAAAAA TGCGATGGAAAAACTCCAACCTGTGGCCCCTGTGAGACTGTCGGGGCAAACTGTGTGCCATCACGTCGATTAGTTGTCCAGCAGGAAAACCGGGAGTGTGAATGTGACTTGCTGCGAGGTCGATTGGCTTCTATACAGCAGGATTATGACTCTTTATTGCTCCAATTCGATCAGTTAAGACCCGAGAAGCGGTTCGGGGCTGACAAACAGCCCGAGCCCATCCAGTTTGATACTGCTGTGATTGACTTGCAACCATCCGATGTTTTTCATACACCACACGACGATGGTGTACTTCCTGCCGTTGGTGCTCAACCGCAGTTGACTGATACAGTTTTGAATTCCGATTTGTCGTACACAGGTCGGATCTTGCGACCGACTTTCGCACCGTTGCCCAACTTCCGAGATGCGTACCGCAGTGCACTAAGTAGCGCCTGGGACTTATGGGGTGACGATTCGACAAGCGCAGAGACGTCGTTGGTCAATGCGAACTCCCAGAATATTTGTGCGCCGGCTGGCTTCGATGACGCTGCGTTTGCCAGCCTGGTCGACGTATTCTTTGAACGACGGTGGCCATACCTGCCTGTTCTCCATCGACCAAGCTTCGTCAAGGACCATTTTAATCCGTTCATTGCAAGGCCAGTTCCAGTGCCGGTTTCGAGCTTCCTAGTGAACATGGTTTGTGCAATCGCCGCGACAGAGAAAGCCTCCACTCGACAAGGGAATGGCGAGCACCGTATTTTCTTCAACCGAGCAATACAGGACCTGCACGTTGTTATTCAGGCTGATGATTTTGAGTGCGTGcaatgtcttcttcttctatgCATGTATGGCCACAATGAGCCGCAGTCAGTCAATATGTGGTACACCACTGGCCTCGCGTTGCAGTTAGCTTTAGGAATCGATCTGCACCGCAAAGAAAGCTTGAGTGGTCTGAATATGCGTCAGGCAGAGATGTCAAAGCGTGTCTTTTGGTGTGCGTACGTCATGAGCTGCAGCATGGCGATCAACATGGGCCGCCCTCTAGGGATTCACGAAGACGACATCACCACACCGCTACCCCTGCCTCTAACGGATGAGCAGCTCGATGAGACGTCAGGCGCGCCTGACCCGCCACTGGTACCGCAAGTGTCGGACACATCGACGTTTATACACATCATACAGTTACGGAAAATCAATGCTAGGGTATACGGCTCGTTTCATTCCATCGGCCGGACAAGATCCGAACCGACTGACCTCGAGGCGACTCGCAACGCATTCTTCTCGGAGTTAAATCACTGGCTGATTACTGCCCCGAGATACGCTCGTACTGTTTCTACATTCCAGTCTCAAGAGTGGTTTCAGATCGCGTTCCATCACGCCGTCCTATCGCTCTACCGCCCATCCCGCGCGGTTCCGATGCCATCCTCCGAGGACCTTCGGTTATGCATGGAGTCCGCCATCGGATTAATCAACTCGTACAGCTCCCTCTACGCACGCAACCGGATAAAATATACGTTTGTTGCAATCCACTCGCTGTTCATGGCTGCGGTGACGATGCTCTATGCTCTCCGAGCATCACCTGTGCTGCGCCACGAGTTGACCAGGCCAGTCGTGCAGACGAACATCCTCACGTTTCTGACTCTATTCCGAGGCATATCGAATGGGCGTGCAGTAGGTGAGAAGTGCTCGTCAATTATAGAACGGTTGGGCAACTCCATATTGACTCTATTCGATGCAAACGATAGCCCAGGCGTGGAATTGGACCCGGAGTTTCAATCATGGTTTGGGCTACAAACACACACATTCCCTACACCTAGCCCAGGAAATCTGGTTGATGGCTTAACCACCGGGCGGGAACATTTGGACTTCCCGGATATCCGGGTTGACCTTCCTTGGATGGATCTGTTCACCGAGGGCGTCGGTCTGGGCTCTGCGGATGCTTGGAGCTTTCTTTCGTAG
- a CDS encoding uncharacterized protein (COG:S;~EggNog:ENOG410PRJP;~InterPro:IPR006680,IPR032466;~PFAM:PF04909;~go_function: GO:0016787 - hydrolase activity [Evidence IEA]) — MAAAHALTSDTHTRVAATVPKPASLLPRGAFDSHVHVFDPTIGPYASNRAYTPEDAPLDRLIAFNKSISKYGTGSSIVLVQPSPYKSDCTVLLKCLQELQNQKRAAYGIAVVDVQAIQDTELERMHKLGVRGIRLNFQADGKGVDIPGLMASLRTAAARIAHLPGWIIQLFVPGFVWDNIFDGVRTLPVPIIADHLGGMRGASKLGPDLAENPLQQPGFNSLVRLAQMSKLIIKVSGLYRASGSTETCYHDTRPIIETLSREVPDQCIWGSDWPHTGEGKDRVNGDLGVKEPFRSIDDAAILENVREWVGGEGAWQKLMTDNPSRLFQ; from the exons ATGGCCGCAGCACACGCACTCACATCGGATACCCACACCAGGGTAGCTGCAACCGTTCCCAAACCTGC CTCCCTACTTCCGCGGGGCGCTTTCGATAGCCACGTCCATGTGTTTGACCCTACAATAGGCCCATATGCTAGCAATCGGGCATATACTCCCGAGGATGCACCGCTAGATCGGCTGATTGCGTTTAACAAGAGCATATCAAAATACGGTACTGGAAGTTCAATTGTGCTGGTTCAACCGTCGCCGTATAAAAGCGACTGCACCGTCCTGCTGAAGTGTCTGCAAGAGCTCCAAAATCAGAAAAGGGCAGCATATGGCATCGCAGTTGTAGACGTCCAGGCCATACAGGATACAGAGCTCGAGAGAATGCACAAACTAGGAGTACGAGGCATTCGGCTTAACTTCCAAGCCGATGGGAAAGGGGTGGACATCCCTGGTTTAATGGCGAGTCTTCGAACGGCTGCCGCTAGGATCGCACATTTACCGGGCTGGATAATCCAGTTGTTTGTGCCGGGGTTTGTCTGGGATA ATATCTTCGATGGTGTTCGTACCTTGCCTGTACCCATAATCGCGGACCACTTGGGAGGGATGCGAGGTGCATCCAAACTGGGCCCAGACCTTGCAGAAAACCctttgcagcagccaggattCAACTCTTTGGTTCGTCTTGCTCAAATGTCGAAGCTGATAATCAAGGTATCCGGATTATATCGAGCGTCAGGTAGCACAGAGACTTGCTATCATGACACCCGGCCGATTATCGAGACTCTTTCACGCGAAGTGCCAGATCAGTGCATATGGGGGAGTGACTGGCCACATACAGGAGAAGGGAAGGACCGTGTAAATGGAGATTTGGGTGTAAAGGAGCCGTTTCGGTccattgatgatgctgctatCTTGGAGAATGTTAGGGAATGGGTTGGGGGCGAGGGCGCTTGGCAGAAACTGATGACAGACAATCCATCTAGATTATTCCAATAG
- a CDS encoding uncharacterized protein (COG:C;~EggNog:ENOG410PHBV;~InterPro:IPR018108,IPR023395;~PFAM:PF00153), translating to MALQNTPLRQLSPTTGPSSVEERRPIPYRNLAVGAFMNIFQVTTLGQPMEVLKTHLAANRHDTIKDAVQKTWARGRWTAYYQGLIPWAWLEASTKGAILVLTSSEIEYHVRTKFPNASSTLGGVLGGIGGGFAQAYLTMGMTTCMKTVEVTRSKVAGQGIKPPGPLEVFVQIFREKGIRGVNKGVNAVALRQVTGWSSRIGISRFAEDSIRSARGKKKGDKLLFGEKIMASTIGGALSCWNQPFEVLRVEMQSMTKDPMRPEKPTILSTFKHIVKTSGVKGLFRGVIPRIGVASWATICMVGFGDTIKALVAPKAS from the exons ATGGCTTTGCAGAACACACCATTGCGACAGTTGTCGCCAACGACGGGACCCAGCTCCGTCGAAGAGAGGAGGCCCATACCGTACCGCAATCTTGCGGTCGGGGCGTTCATGAATATTTTCCAGG TTACGACATTGGGACAACCGATGGAAGTGCTCAAGACACAT CTGGCGGCAAACAGACATGACACAATCAAAGATGCTGTTCAAAAGACATGGGCACGGGGACGATGGACCGCGTATTATCAGGGGTTAATACCATGG GCATGGCTTGAGGCCTCCACAAAAGGGGCCATTCTAGTTCTCACATCTAGTGAGATTGAATACCATGTGCGAACAAAATTTCCCAACGCATCGTCAACTCTGGGTGGAGTTCTCGGTGGCATTGGGGGTGGTTTTGCCCAGGCCTACCTAACTATGGGAATGACAACGTGCATGAAAACCGTTGAAGTGACGCGGTCCAAAGTTGCTGGTCAGGGCATCAAGCCACCAGGACCGTTAGAGGTGTTTGTCCAGATATTTCGTGAAAAGGGTATCCGGGGCGTCAATAAAGGTGTCAACGCCGTTGCTCTACGACAAGTTACGGGCTGGTCGTCGCGGATTGGGATCTCCAGGTTCGCAGAAGACAGTATTCGCTCTGCGcgcggaaagaagaagggggataAGTTATTATTTGGTGAGAAAATAATGGCGTCAACTATCGGCGGAGCTTTGAGTTGTTGGAACCAGCCTTTTGAG GTCTTACGAGTCGAGATGCAATCCATGACGAAGGACCCAATGCGGCCAGAGAAACCGACTATCCTATCTACCTTCAAGCATATTGTCAAGACTTCCGGAGTCAAGGGTCTGTTCCGTGGAGTTATTCCTCGAATTGGTGTGGCTAGCTGGGCGACAATCTGTATGGTAGGGTTTGGAGATACTATCAAGGCGTTGGTTGCACCCAAGGCCTCATAA
- a CDS encoding Zn(II)2Cys6 transcription factor (COG:S;~EggNog:ENOG410Q2PD;~InterPro:IPR036864,IPR021858,IPR001138;~PFAM:PF00172,PF11951;~go_function: GO:0000981 - DNA-binding transcription factor activity, RNA polymerase II-specific [Evidence IEA];~go_function: GO:0008270 - zinc ion binding [Evidence IEA];~go_process: GO:0006355 - regulation of transcription, DNA-templated [Evidence IEA]), which yields MPGVPSNKACERCKKRHIKCDETRPRCQRCTDAGVECPGFVQTRKFIDQGASVRRRYAPYQEHVPKPGSGRNTPRTVKSHHPESEQSEGSGADPQGPPHSESPPLNASIGIQPPFPPAASAWQSARISQPDQGQNASNLSNQPGVDRTFEPGLWQDSNSRINQASMPLVNYSANSGGTTDDHQRQDSATGGPLPGTPSDRGEREQFQDIFSELMTGTEHELCFLVRHYCEILASWLDISDSGRFFAAAVPVRGIDELSLRYAMAALSAKHLAKMKGVKLAGIAGMFTSPATMEAYPNTQQVDWPLKAANYYYLAVTHMNSSISDYAAVSTSDVLEPPISIVNRWLNLQLRQAQSHLVTSDATWKTTENLLASSTILTLYKILDEPGENWQSYLSGVKPLFSQFLNLLAQGSGDHNSFPSGVTAAFWNFARMDYLASYYNRLPTHLDADDYALWRAAGLSVDDQGNLSSPDSLPKSQAFSQEDIAANSLIRLLNKLTNFLAASKRSQLEHWVGGESPEVTASSRTTPSSPDSYPNSATWLKLSFEFQSWVERMPETFRPCLRLEKPTQFPTFPEIFYSLTSCAAAMQQYHFGRLALSLNRPSDDVSGPSTSFDRLQGYRDLTKEVDHRCREICGIALGRPPSGARVHMITMLYAVGQCLEKPEEKQVVVDLLRGIEADLGWSTATQVEKLQK from the exons ATGCCCGGTGTGCCGTCGAACAAGGCTTGCGAGCGCTGCAAAAAGCGTCACATCAAG TGCGATGAGACACGCCCACGTTGTCAGCGCTGCACagatgctggggttgagtGCCCAGGGTTTGTGCAGACGCGCAAGTTCATCGACCAAGGCGCCTCAGTAAGGCGCCGATATGCTCCATATCAGGAGCATGTGCCTAAGCCCGGTTCAGGGAGAAACACCCCTCGC ACGGTGAAAAGCCATCATCCAGAATCGGAGCAAAGCGAAGGCAGTGGCGCTGACCCCCAAGGCCCTCCTCACTCTGAGTCGCCTCCACTCAACGCTAGTATTGGAATTCAGCCGCCGTTCCCCCCTGCAGCCTCAGCATGGCAGTCAGCTCGTATCTCCCAGCCAGACCAAGGTCAGAATGCCAGTAATTTGAGCAACCAGCCTGGAGTTGACCGCACGTTCGAGCCCGGACTTTGGCAAGATTCAAATTCTCGTATTAATCAAGCCTCTATGCCATTAGTCAATTACAGCGCTAATTCTGGCGGCACTACTGATGACCATCAACGACAGGACTCAGCTACGGGTGGCCCTTTGCCGGGGACGCCGTCTGATCGCGGTGAACGTGAACAGTTCCAAGACATATTCTCAGAGTTGATGACCGGAACCGAGCATGAACTATGCTTCCTGGTTCGGCATTATTGCGAGATTCTAGCTTCTTG GCTGGACATTTCAGATAGCGGGAGATTCTTTGCCGCTGCTGTCCCAGTTCGAGGTATAGACGAATTGTCATTGCGGTATGCAATGGCAGCCCTTTCGGCAAAACACCTGGCAAAAATGAAGGGGGTCAAATTGGCGGGTATAGCTGGGATGTTTACATCTCCTGCGACAATGGAGGCCTACCCAAATACCCAACAGGTTGACTGGCCTCTGAAAGCCGCCAATTACTACTATTTGGCTGTCACACATATGAACTCGTCTATCTCGGACTATGCAGCTGTGTCCACTTCAGACGTCCTTGAACCGCCAATATCCATCGTAAATCGCTGGCTGAACCTCCAGCTGAGACAAGCCCAAAGCCACCTGGTAACTAGCGACGCGACCTGGAAGACAACTGAGAACCTGTTGGCTAGCTCGACGATACTCACCCTTTACAAGATCCTCGATGAGCCCGGAGAGAATTGGCAATC GTATCTTTCCGGAGTCAAACCGCTTTTCTCCCAGTTTCTTAATCTGCTTGCCCAGGGCAGTGGAGACCACAACAGCTTTCCCTCCGGCGTCACGGCGGCTTTCTGGAACTTTGCCAGAATGGATTATCTAGCCTCGTACTATAATCGACTACCTACCCACCTCGACGCCGACGATTATGCGTTATGGCGAGCTGCTGGTCTTTCGGTCGATGATCAAGGAAATCTATCTTCGCCTGACAGCTTGCCCAAATCCCAAGCCTTTTCGCAAGAAGACATTGCCGCAAACTCTCTGATACGCCTCCTGAACAAATTGACGAATTTCCTGGCCGCTTCCAAGAGATCACAACTTGAGCACTGGGTCGGAGGGGAGTCTCCTGAAGTAACCGCCTCAAGTCGTACAACTCCTAGCTCCCCTGATTCTTATCCAAACAGCGCGACGTGGCTTAAACTCTCCTTCGAATTCCAATCTTGGGTTGAGCGAATGCCTGAAACATTCCGTCCCTGTCTGCGCCTGGAAAAACCAACACAGTTCCCAACCTTTCCAGAGATATTTTACAGTCTGACATCCTGCGCTGCCGCCATGCAACAGTACCATTTTGGACGTCTTGCATTGTCTCTCAACCGTCCATCAGATGACGTTTCAGGTCCCAGCACCTCCTTCGATCGTCTTCAGGGCTATCGAGATCTTACAAAAGAGGTCGACCACCGTTGCCGAGAAATATGCGGAATCGCACTCGGCAGGCCGCCGAGCGGTGCGCGCGTGCATATGATAACCATGCTCTACGCGGTTGGACAGTGTTTGGAGAAACCGGAAGAAAAGCAGGTTGTCGTCGACTTATTGCGGGGAATCGAAGCTGATCTGGGCTGGTCGACCGCTACACAAgtggagaagctgcagaaaTGA
- a CDS encoding PHD finger protein (COG:S;~EggNog:ENOG410PZ02;~InterPro:IPR019787,IPR019786,IPR011011,IPR001965, IPR013083;~PFAM:PF00628) — protein sequence MLKAPSGSGLPACQTIPIDRIQDGVPVGISPRHEFTPNDPSTILADRHQIYKQWIAAGTPHNIVCSECRKPKNLILCESCCRSYHTSCLSPPDVPTQPMRFYCPACSSGQWSRSTSTVGTPATVSPEASRSSTPVVRSTTAGIMSPPQPIGSCTQSTRTTSHKMQAPSSAEGRAMPVPNVFDPRILTRAQEFLRTHGGFPESQEFSADLLLKLGSMMAELDLHREQVQELASENTHLRQDNANVRAYLDSNLTTGMPIAPPGGDLSAIQRPSTDTTGKSWDRIVMDLI from the exons ATGCTCAAGGCGCCGTCGGGTTCGGGCCTCCCCGCCTGTCAGACAATACCAATTGACCGTATACAAGATGGTGTCCCAGTGGGGATATCGCCGCGCCATGAATTTACTCCCAATGACCCATCCACTATCTTGGCGGACAGACATCAAATATATAAACAGTGGATCG CAGCTGGCACACCTCATAATATTGTCTGTTCAGAATGCCGCAAGCCGAAAAATCTGATATTATGCGAATCCTGCTGTAGATCTTACCACACCTCATGTTTATCACCGCCGGATGTGCCTACTCAGCCGATGCGATTTTATTGCCCAGCGTGCAGTAGCGGACAATGGAGCCGTTCGACGTCGACTGTTGGCACCCCAGCTACGGTATCTCCTGAAGCTTCCCGGTCTAGTACGCCGGTTGTACGTAGTACAACGGCGGGCATCATGAGTCCTCCGCAACCAATTGGCAGTTGCACGCAGTCAACACGAACAACATCGCATAAAATGCAGGCTCCGTCATCTGCTGAGGGCCGTGCTATGCCAGTACCAAACGTCTTTGACCCGCGCATATTAACCCGAGCCCAGGAATTTCTCCGCACTCATGGTGGCTTTCCAGAGTCTCAGGAGTTCTCGGCAGACTTACTTTTGAAACTTGGCTCTATGATGGCAGAGCTTGACCTTCATCGGGAACAAGTCCAAGAATTGGCATCGGAAAATACACACTTGCGACAAGATAACGCGAACGTCAGAGCGTACTTGGACTCCAACTTGACGACAGGAATGCCGATTGCTCCTCCTGGCGGTGATTTATCGGCTATCCAGCGACCTTCCACTGATACGACTGGGAAGTCATGGGATAGAATCGTGATGGATTTGATTTGA